A genomic region of Rhodococcus oxybenzonivorans contains the following coding sequences:
- a CDS encoding ATP-binding protein, producing the protein MTTPPAPAGPVDPIGADLIALLKTLKLGALKDTLPERLALARQHQLSHVAFLELLLADEVFRRESRSATLRSANAGLDQSMRIDTWNALDDLRYDRSLLSDLVSLRFAEAGHSVLVLGPVGVGKTHLATALGHVAIRRRMTVLCARADKLFARLRAARLDNSVEAEMRRIATVDLLVLDDFALRPLDATETNDFYELVVERHRRKATIVSSNRSPDEWLSMTTDALLAQSAIDRLTSAAHTLVIEGPSYRQRTRPGRGAIDSSEGEVDAR; encoded by the coding sequence ATGACCACCCCACCCGCCCCCGCGGGGCCGGTCGATCCGATCGGCGCCGACCTGATCGCCCTCCTCAAAACACTCAAACTCGGCGCCCTCAAGGACACCCTGCCCGAGCGACTCGCCCTGGCCCGCCAGCACCAGCTCAGCCACGTCGCCTTCCTGGAGCTGCTCCTCGCCGACGAGGTGTTCCGGCGGGAATCACGCTCGGCCACTTTACGGTCGGCGAACGCCGGTCTGGATCAGTCGATGCGAATCGACACCTGGAACGCCCTCGACGACCTCCGCTACGACCGATCCCTGCTCTCAGATCTGGTCTCACTGCGGTTCGCCGAGGCCGGCCACTCGGTTCTGGTTCTGGGACCGGTCGGGGTCGGCAAGACGCACCTGGCGACCGCCCTCGGGCACGTCGCGATCCGGCGCCGGATGACGGTGCTCTGCGCCCGCGCCGACAAGCTGTTCGCCCGTCTGCGCGCCGCCCGGCTCGACAACTCGGTCGAGGCGGAGATGCGGCGCATCGCCACCGTCGATCTCCTGGTCCTCGACGATTTTGCGCTGCGGCCCCTGGACGCCACCGAGACCAACGACTTCTACGAGTTGGTCGTGGAGCGGCATCGTCGCAAGGCGACGATCGTCTCCTCGAATAGGTCCCCTGATGAGTGGCTGTCGATGACCACCGATGCCCTGCTCGCGCAGTCGGCGATCGACCGGCTCACCTCCGCGGCACACACCCTCGTCATCGAGGGACCGTCCTACCGGCAACGCACCCGCCCCGGGCGTGGTGCCATTGACAGTTCAGAAGGCGAGGTCGATGCTCGATGA